CTTTTACAAGTTCCACTTGTTCCTGGCAGTATTCAGAGTCTAGAGTTTGTTATCTCGCATGCACAGAATACCTTTTGTTTTAAAGATATTTCCAATGGTTAATTCGAGTACATTACCAGACATAATAACAAATTGTTTTATTGAATTGCGTTTCAATCATTGTGATGGAAGTATGAAGAAAGACGGTCAACTCAAGACATCAGATTTGGCCTGTAACAAATAAATCCGAATAGCACCGCTATGATCATCTACTGTggttaacaatatttttaaccCAAACATCAGTGATCATTTGAGGAGATTCAGTCGCTATTCAATGCCCTAATAAATTAAACATCAACATCGATGTAATCCAAAGGCAGGCTCCTCAAGTATAACTCCACCTGCAATGCACAAAATCTTAAAAgaaatttttctcttttatcGATCATTCAGTTGATCaactaaaccaaaatataagaaagagGAAGACGAGGAAGTCACGTTATCCTTGATTTGGAAACTTAAAAATGGTTATTCAATCATGTATTTTAGTAGAGTTTGAGTATAAACACAATTCATTGTTATTCGAATGATAAttctaaatctatattataaaaagagaagtacaaaataaaattactccttaattttgcaaattatttacACTTTCATGCCACTGATATATTTAATGATTCTAAATTTAagttttctttgtctttttttcaatttagttaatgcaactaaaataattaataacctACTTTTTAGGATTCTGAatctttttctatttaattaatgCATATTTCTAAATCTAATTTTAACCAAAAATCATAGCAACAATGATTTAAGAAGAGAAATTCTTCGGTTCACCTCTAGATTCACCGACCagtagtgtttgagtatttgatatttgatatcttttaaaaaagtaaacaaaattgaatttccaaataaaattatattttcaaaataaaacaataaaaatacataaaaatagttacaaaaaataaatatataaatattgttaaaccgttagcaaaatactaaatcatataccctaaatactaaactccaaaccctaaattataaaccttaaatcttggataaatcctgaactcttggataaatcctgaacccttggataaaccgtaaaccgaaaattttaaaccctaaatcatacattaaaaactaaatcttaataacactaaaccctaaaccctaatcactaaaccctaaacccttggataaaccctgaacccttggataaatcataaactctaaatcaaaaatatttaaaattaaaccctagagtttatgatttatccaagggttcagagtttacccaagggtttagggtttagtgattaggatttagggtttagtgttattaaaatttagtttttaatgtatgatttagggtttaagattttccaacggtttagagtttatccaaagtttaaggtttaacgtttagggtttagggtttagtatttagggtatagggtttagtattttgctgaagacttaacaatattaattaatttattttttataactatttttatgtatttttattattttattttaaaaatataatctaatttggatatttaattttatttcttttttttaaagatatcaaatatcaaatactcaaacactattagTTGGTGAatctaaaggttcaccctagggggtgaacccaaaaatTTCTCATTTAAGAAAATCAATTTGTCATTACTATCATATGGATATTACAGATTCCTTACTTTATATTAAGCCTACTATCATTGATGTACATAACTGTAACCTAGAAGATTAGAACTTTCTTTCATATAAACCACAACAATTCAGGGTTTTATGTATAAAATTCAAACCATttatacaaattaatatattcatatgTATGTATTATTTTAGTTATCTTATACCCAAATCGTTTTTGTAGTAtttctaaacaaacaaaatcaaaaatataaaaatcaaaaccataatatctttatttatctttcAAAAGGATAATTAAGGAGAAATCATGggtcaaaaaacaaaataaattacccgatatatagtataaaattattatgtttagaGATgccatattaaaaaattatttaatatataattttaaacttatatattactatatacaaaataaatatttatttataaaacaaaaaacaaaaacccgcgcGGGTGggcgggtcaagctctagttatatattaaaatttagtgttattcgaatgattaaaatctagtttctaaaatctagtgttattcaattttcaaagattttaaaacttttgtattttaaattgattttaaatgatCTTTTATGGAATTTCGTGAATAAATAATTGAACTCAAAATCCAATGTATATTGTAAAAATGTTAGGATTCATCAACTTAATAAGTGATTTTAATTCACTTATTGAATAACATCTCCTAGTttcattttgaaatatatttctAGATATgaaatatgtaataaattgcATGTTTAGccggaaaacaaaattttcaagttttggcaaaaacaaaattaatcttCGGGTTTTGGCGAAAAACAAGATTTTCATACTTTAGCGATCAAAATTCGATTTTACGATTTAGGTGAGAAAACTCATTTTAAGGTTTTGGtagaaaaattcatttttattgttttgacaAAAATGATCGTTCAGAAATTGTCATAGATTATTCGGCCGACCATATCCACAAAGCCTTCCCACTTTTGTCCATGGACAATTTAGGTTTATGTCATTTTAGTCCACAATGTATTATGGGTTTGACTAAAACCGGTTTGTTTGGATTTGGACATAGACAACCCATGGTCAGTCAATCCATTCGACAATCCTACTTTTGGTCAACACACAAACTTGTGACTTCTttctaaaaacaattatatttccTATATACCCTCACACAGAAAAGTTATAAACACATTAGATTATAAcgatacaaaataaaattcaatattCGTCATTCATATTGTACtcattttttgttcaaaatctGTTCTTGTACTTCTCCATTGCCCTAGGAGCTGAAATCAAATTCAGCAAACAAAACAAGAACCACAATtagattttatgatatataatcATAAGAGTACAGAGTCACTTAAAGAAATGAACAATGAAGAAAACGTACCAAGTCCAATTGCTTCGGATCCTTTCATAATGCGCAAACGTTTGCATGACTCGATAAACATCCTGAAATCGCAAGTTGGGTTGATTAAAACATCATATCTGGATAACTAAAATTAGAGATCTattgaaattatagaaaaaatctCACGCAACGAAATTGATGTGCTGGATACAAATGAGCCAACAAACtgatataagtatatataatataatttgaaaatgtCCTGTCCCATGCCAACCAAAGCGTGGTTGTGCGTCTAATAACACATGGATTTCGATTATCCTTTGGTTGCTTCTAATAAATCTCATTTATAATGGTTTTTCTCGAGTTAGAGAttaaatagttatattattGATGAACaatacttatttaaaaaaaaagaggcagctaataaaaagaaagaaaatggaGGAAACTCACGGCCAGGGGACATCACCAACGAGCATCCAGTCACCATCTTTGTCCTCGTAGCTTGGAACATACTCAGAACTGTTTACTAGATCCATCACTTTACTCTCGTTCATAAAGTCTATCATCCCTTGTGCTCCATAACTCCCTTTAATGAATCAAAATTCCCATATTCGTCATATCAGTCAAACAAatattgtctagcttgtttaccaaaaaaataaaaatattgtctAGCTTCAAATGTTTGTGTTTAGGTTTGCGTTTACAtgtgaaaaaactaaaaattaaacgAGTTTATATTTCTAATCTTAGTGAGTTATTTTGGAAAGAAAATATAGCTGACCATAAACgcaaaagcaaagaaagaagcGAAAGCTTTGTGGGTGTAGATGCGTACCCATGGTAAAAGAGCTAAACATTTTGGCCAAGGCATCAGAAAGTTCCTTATAGCTTTTGTACATCTTGAGGTCAACCTTACGAAGGTAAGGAGCTCCATCCATTGAAACCTTCACAAAGGCGACGGTTCCTCCTCCTCTGTCGCTCGATGCCTCCTCCACTTCGCTACACTTCTGATGAGTCATAACACTTTTTCGGTAGTTCCTCACCGGTGGCCAACCTACCACTTGTGCTCTACACAAATGATAACAATATACGTCCAATAATGTCACTATTTTTACAACCTTAAGTATGTTATTTATAGATCCATAAATATTCTCATATATGTGTAGTTTCAAGAACTAGTATATATGTATGAATCCGGAAAATCAGTTTTATTTATAGGAATAGTGTAAATGGAAACTAACTTAGCAGGAGGCTTAGAAGGGTCTTTGTGGAGAGTCTTCTCCTTGGGAGCTCCGGCAACGTTGAGATCCACGGATCCTTGTTTGGTAGAGTGAAGACCGAGTTTGAGTTCAACTATCTCAGAGAAGCCTCTCTTGTTCCTCAGACATGACTTGGTTGGAGTCTCCACGGGATCTGGGCCTCCAGGGAGGCCAAGACAGAGCTCCGTTTCCTTTAGGTTAATCAACTGCTCCATAatcttttctctctttcctttttctttgaTTATTTATTCTTGACCAATATAGTCTCTTCTTGgggtgaagttttttttttttttttgtaaaattcttGGGTTGAAGTTTGATAAGTAGGGAAGAAGAAAAGGAGAACTAGAGAAGAGTCGAttatataaggaaagaaagaggcTATAGGTTCAATAAATCCGGGATTTTCGATAACTAAttcccttagtttttttttaataatagagagaAGGTTGATCTATTGTGTATATGCATGTGCATGCGATCCCTACATTTCTTGATATGCCGGTTCGCAAGAGACGTGACCTTTTCCTAGACATTGGTAGTTTATAGTAAATCTAACTATTTTTTGTCCAACAGGCAAAAAAAGATACAAACTatatgtaatgttttttttttgagaaagtgtTCAAACTATATGTAACGTTTACTTTCATCCGTTTTATTTCTCGatttatcaaaaattgattgATATAGTTTCATCAagttattagttatatttatatacgtaaatatatcttaaatataTTGAGATTgtgtaagaaaaatattaaggtctacaaaaaaaaagtgtatttG
The window above is part of the Brassica napus cultivar Da-Ae chromosome C8, Da-Ae, whole genome shotgun sequence genome. Proteins encoded here:
- the LOC106413947 gene encoding auxin-responsive protein IAA14 — protein: MEQLINLKETELCLGLPGGPDPVETPTKSCLRNKRGFSEIVELKLGLHSTKQGSVDLNVAGAPKEKTLHKDPSKPPAKAQVVGWPPVRNYRKSVMTHQKCSEVEEASSDRGGGTVAFVKVSMDGAPYLRKVDLKMYKSYKELSDALAKMFSSFTMGSYGAQGMIDFMNESKVMDLVNSSEYVPSYEDKDGDWMLVGDVPWPMFIESCKRLRIMKGSEAIGLAPRAMEKYKNRF